CGCGAGCTGCGCGAGGCCGACCCCGCCGCCTACGATGCGATGCGCATCGAGCTCGAGCTCGACGAGGGCGAGCTGGAGCAGTGGGACGCCTGCGCGGACGGCATGTTCGTGGCCAAGGACGAGTCCCTCGGCATCCACCTCCAGGAGGACCGCTTCCTGGAGCGGGAGATCTGGGACGTGGCCAGCACGCCGGAAGAGGCGTTCCCGCTGCTGCTGCACTACCACCCGCTGGTGATCTACCGCTTCCAGGTGCTCAAGCAGGCCGACGTGGTGCTCGCGGAGTTCCTGCGCGGCAGCGAGTTCACCGCGGAGGAGAAGCGCGCCGACTTCGAGTACTACGACCCGATCACCACCGGTGACTCGTCCCTCTCGGCCGTGGTGCAGTCGATCATGGCGGCGGAGGTCGGCCACCAGAAGGCGGCGCTGGACTACTTCCGCGCGGGACTCTTCGTCGACATCGCGAACCTCCACCACAACACCGCCGACGGCGTGCACATCGCCTCGGCCGGCGGTGTGTGGAACGCGCTGGTCCACGGCTTCGGCGGCATGCGCCACGAGGACGGGGAGATCTCCTTCGACCCGCGCCTGCCCGCGGACTGGCCCGAGCTCGCCTTCCCGCTCACGGTGCGCGGCTCCCGCTTCCGGGTGCGGCTGGTGAAGGAGGAGATCTCCTTCACGCTCGAGACCGGGGAGGAGCTCGAGATCTCGGTGCGCGGGGAGCGGGTGCGGATCACGGCCGACGGGGTCTCCGTGCCCCTCGCAGACCAGGGTCCGCTGCTGGACGATGCGGTGCTGGCCAGGCCCGTCGGCCTCGGCGATGCCCGTGCCGACGGCTCGATCATGACCTCCTTCGTGCCGGGCGACCCGGACGATCCGTGGGAGTTCCCGGTGGCCAGCGACCCGGACGACATCATCGACGAGAGCTGATCGGCGCGTCGCGGCGGCGGGGCGCGGGCGGCGGGGTGGACTAGGCTCCACAGCGCCCGATCAGGGCGCCCCGCCCTGCCGGGCCGACGTCCGCGGTCCCGGCCCCGCCCTCGACCCTCGGAGCAGCTCCACGGTGACCGCATCCCGTCCGCGCCGGCCCCGGCCGCAGGTCGAGCTCGACCGGCCCCGGCTGAGCATCCTGCACGTCCTGAACCGGGTGCGGATGCGCCTGCTGGACATCCAGGTGTGGGACGTGGCCGGGACGATGACCTTCTACCTGCTGCTGTCGCTGTTCCCCGGCGCGGTCGCGGGCGTGTCGATGATGTCCCTGATCGGCGTGGAGACCGAGACGCTCCAGGCGCTCTCGGGCCTGATCACCGAGATCTTCCCGACGCTGGACCCCCGGCCCTACATCGGGGCGATCCAGGCGGTCTCCTCCACCTCGGGCGGCGTGCTCGGGCTGCTGCTGGGCACGCTCGGCTCGCTGATCTCGGCCTCCAACGGCGTCGCCGCCTTCCACCGCGCCCTGCACCGCGTCTACGACACCCGTGAGGGTCGGCCCTTCCTGTGGTTCCGCACCATCGTGTTCGGCGAGACGGTGCTGATCGTCGCCGTGGTGCTGCTGGCGATCGGCATGATCATCATGGGCGGCGAAGCCAGCCAGCGGATCGGCGAGTTCATCGGCATCCCCAGCTTCGCCTTCCATGCCTGGAACGTCGTGAAGTGGCCGATCCTGCTGGTCATCCTGACCATCGGGGTGTCGCTGGCCTACTACCTCTTCCCGAACGTCCGCCTGCCCCGCTACCGGCTGATGACGCTCGGCTCCACCCTGAGCGTGCTCACCCTCTTCGGCACCGCGCTGCTCGCGGGACGGCTCATGGTCTACGCGACCCGCTTCGCCGAGGTGCTGACCGTCCTGAACGGCCTCATCGCGATCCTGCTGCTGATGTGGGTGTCGAACATCGTGGTGATCACCGGCGCGGCACTGGACGCCGAGTTCCTCCGCGCCCGGCAGATCGCGACCGGGCTCGACGCCTGGCACCACATCGTGCTCGCACCGCACGCGACCCACACCCTGGACTTCCTCGCGGCCGACGCCGCCGAGGCCGAGGAGCTGGGCCGCGAGGTCGCCGAGGCCGCCCGCAGCGGCGAGCCCCTGGTCCGCGAGCGCAGCCCCTGGATCGTCGACGCCCGCAACCCGCTGGCCGTGAACCCGCCCGAGCACCATCGCGTCACCAGCGACCCGCTCCCGTCGGACGATGAGCCCGCGCCCGAAGGCCAGCCCGTGCCCGATGACCAGCCCGCCGACCCGCCCAGTCGAGGAGAGACCTCCGCATGACCGTCCGCCCGATCACCATCGTCGGCCACCGCGCCCTCGCCCAGCGCACCCGGAGGGTCCGCGAGGTCACCGACGAGCTCCGCACCCTGGTCGCGGACATGTTCGAGACCAACGACGCGGCCAGCGGCGCGGGCCTCGCCGCTCCGCAGGTCGGCTCGCGCTGGCGGCTGTTCGTGTACTCGTGCCCCGACGCGGAGGGCACGCTCCGCCGCGGCGTGGTGATCAACCCCGTCCTGGAGCGGTTCGGCGGGCTGGAGCTCGACGAGGAGACCCTCGAGGGCTGCCTGTCCGTGCCCGGCGAGGGCTTCCCCACCGCCCGTCACCGGGGCGCCCGCGTCACCGGCACGGACCTGGAGGGGAACGAGGTCGTGGTCGAGGACGAGGGCGGCGTGCTCGCTCGCGCCCTCCAGCACGAGGTCGACCACCTCGAGGGGTCGCTGTACCTGGATCGCCTCACCCCGGCCCGGCGCCGGGAGGCGCTGGACGCGGTGCGCGACCGCGGCTGGCGCGCGGACGGCATCCTCACCTGGGATCCCCGCGAGATCGAGGCGGCCGAGGTCTGAGGCGCAGCGGCTGAGGCGCAACGTCGCCGCCCGAGCCCGGCGGCACCCCGTCGCGGCCGTCACACCCGCCCGCGCCTGAGCGCCCCCGCTCACGGCGCTGACTATCCTGTCGTGCATGGAACGCCCCTGCCTCTCCCGCCGCCACGCCCTCCTGCTGCCCGCCACCGCGGCCGGGCTCGGCGGCCTCGCCGCGTGCGCCCCGGACGACCAGGGCTTCGGCACGGCCGAGCCGCTGCGCGCGTCGGACGGCGAGATCTCTCTGGACGAGGTGCCGGAGAACGCCTCGACCCTGGTGAACTTCGGCGGGCAGGAGCCGTTCGTGCTCCTGGTGCGCGGCAGCGGCGAGGACCTCACCGCCTACTCCGGCTACTGCACCCACAACGGCTGCGCGCTCAGCCAGGAGGGCGAGGAGCTGGACTGCCCCTGCCACGGCTCCCGCTTCGACGCGGCCACCGGCGAGGTGCTGAACGGCCCCGCCACCCGCCATCTCCCCGAGGTGCGGGTCGTCGTCGAGGACGGCGCCGTGCGCCGCAGCTCCTGAACCGGTGAGCACTCCCGAACCCCGCGCCGACTCGGCCGCCGCCCCGGACTCCTCCGTCCCGGACTCCTCCCTCCCGGACGCAGAGGCCCCGTCGGACGCCCGCGCGCCCGAGGGCCGCACCCATCGCGACGTCGTCTCCTTCGTCCGCCGCGGTGAGCGGCTGAGCCCGAGCCGGCAGAGCGCCTGGGACCGGCTCTCGGAGGACTACGCCCTGGATCCCCCGCGCGGCCACCGCGACACCCTGCCGGCTGACGAGGCGCGCCTGGACCTCGCGGAGCTGTTCGGCCGCCGCGCCGAGCTCGTCGTCGAGGTGGGCAGCGGCCTGGGCGAGAACATCGTCGCGGCCGCCACCGCCCATCCCGAGCGCGACCACCTCGGCGTGGAGGTGTACCGTCCGGGACTCGCGCAGACCCTCGCGCGCGTGGACCGCGCCGGACGGCCCGCGAACCTGCGCCTGCTGCCGCTGGACGCCCAGCGCGCCCTGCCGGCGATGCTGCCCGAGGGCTCGATCGACGAGCTGTGGGTCTACTTCGCCGATCCGTGGCCCAAGGCCCGCCACCACAAGCGCCGCATCATCAACCCGCCCTTCCTGGACGCGGTGCTGCCGCTGCTCGCCCCCGGGGCCCGGTTCCGCCTGGCCACCGACTGGGCGCAGTATGCCCACCACATGCGCCGTGAGCTGGATGCGCGGGAGGAGCTGGAGCTGCTGCACCCCGACGGTCCGCGCCCGGAGGGCACCAGCTCGGACCGCGTGCCCGAGGGCATGGCCTCCACAGGATGGGCACCGCGATTCGAGGGTCGTGTGAAGACGAGCTTCGAGAACAAGGGAATGCAGGCCGGGCGCCTAATATGGGATCTCGCCTACACCAGGGTGTGACCGCCTCGGCGGCACCGAACGAGGGGAACCCCCGATGAATCAGAGCGCCGACGTCGACCTGCCCTCCGACTGGGAGGACGGCGACGCACCGGATCCCGATCGCAAGAAGGGACGGCGCGCAGCCCTCATCGCCCTCGGCCTCGTGGCCGCGCTCGTGCTGGGAGTGGGCCTCGTGATCGGCGGGTACCTCAACTCCCTGCGCTCCTCCTACGAGAAGCGCTCGGTCGTGGAGATCACCCGCGGCGCCTCCGACGGCGAGCGCCCCGAGGACACCGCCGGGCAGAACTTCCTGCTGCTGGGCTCGGACAAGCGCTCCGAGGAGGAGGCCGCCGCCTCGGGCGTCACCGGGCAGCGCTCGGACGTGATGATGCTCGTGCACGTCGCCGGCGACGGGGAGACCGTGTACGTCACCTCCTTCCCCCGCGACCTGTACGTCGAGATCCCCGGGCACGGCCGGGACCGGATCAACGCCGCCCTCGCCTTCGGCGGGCTGAGCCTGGCGGTGACCACCGTGGAGAACTACACCGGGGTGCCCATCGACCACGTGGCGCTCATCGACTTCGAGGGCATCCAGGGGCTCGTGGACACCCTCGGCGGCATCGACGTCCAGGTCCCGATGACCTTCGAGGCCGACGGGGTCCAGTTCACCGAGGGCACCCAGTCCATGGACGGCGCCGAGGCGCTGACCTTCGTGCGCCAGCGAAAGCAGTTCGCCGACGGCGACTTCCAGCGCAACCGCAACCAGCAGGCCGTGCTCAAGGGCATCGCCGACAAGCTCATCAGCGCCGACACCCTCAGCGATCCCGGCAAGCTCGCCGACACGGTCGACTCGATCTCCCCGTACCTCACCACCGACGACGGCCTGACCGCCTCGTCCATGGTGCAGCTGGGCCTGTCCCTGCGCTCGATCCGCAGCGGCGACCTGTACTTCCTCTCGGTGCCCCACGGCGGCCCCACCACCACCAGCGGCGGGGCGAGCGTCGTGGCCACCGACGAGGAGGCGATGGACGTGCTGCGGGAGGCCCTGCGCACGGACGACATGGGAACCTATTACGCTCAGTACGCCGGGGCATACTGAGCCGCTGCGCAGCGATCCGCTGAACGCTGACCCGCTGCGCACCGGTCAGCTGACCGCCCCACCCGCATCGGCGCACCGCCGACCGTCGACCGACGCCTGGAGGAAACCGTGGCCAATCCGCTCGTGAGCATCATCGTCCCCGTGGCCGGGATCGTCGCGGCCCAGATCGGCAGCAAGGCCGCAGAGGCCGGCTGGGGGGCCGTCTTCGGCGAGGACGCCCCCACCGTGAAGACCCAGAAGGCCGCCCAGAAGGACGTCGCCGCGCGCCGCAAGCAGCTCAAGAAGGACGGCGCCTCGAAGGCCGAGATCGCCGCGGTCAAGGACCCCGAGGACGACCAGCCGCTGTGGAAGCTCCTGCTGTGGGCGACGATCTCCGGCGTGATCCTGCAGGGCCTGCGGGTCGCCGCCCGCCGCGGCGCGAAGGCCGGGGCCGAGCGCCTCACCACCCGTCGGCCGCGACCGAACCGCGGCTGAGGCCGCCCGGGCCTGCCGACCACGCAGTTCCCGACCACGCAGTTCCCGACCATGCAGAAGGGCGCCCCGCGATCGCGGGGCGCCCTTCTCGTCAGCCGGGTCTCGTCAGCCGGGTCTCGTCAGCCAGGGCCGTCAGGTCCCGGTGCCGGGCCGGCTCAGAACTCCGGGACGTCCACGCCCTCGGCCAGGGTGTCGATCGAGTCGCCGGTGACCAGGAAGCCGACGCGACGCACGAGCGAGACGGCGTGGTCGCCGATGCGCTCGTAGAAGCGGATCAGGAGGGTCAGGTCGATGACCTGACCGGCGGTGTAGCTGCCCTCCTCGGCGGCCGAGATCTGGCGGGAGATCTCGAGCATGAGATGGTCGAGCTCGTCGTCGTCCTTCTCCACCTGGGCGGCGAGGGCCAGGTCGCGCTCGGCGATGACCTGGGAGGCGCCCTTCAGCGACGCCAGGCCCAGCTCGGACATGCGACGGATCTGCTCGCGATGCTGCTCGGGCACGGCGGTGTCCGGGTGTGCGCGGCGCGCGATCAGCGCGATGTGCGCGGAGAGGTCGCCCATGCGCTCGAGCGAGGAGCTCATGCGCAGGGCCGCGACCAGCAGTCGCAGGTCGGTGGCCACCGGGGACTGGCGCGCCAGCAGCTCGACGGCCTTGGCGTCGAGCTCGACCTGGCGGGAATCGAGATGGGGGTCGGCGGTGATCACTCGCTCGGCGAGGGCGAGATCGCCCTCGAGCAGGGCGGTGGTCGCGTCGCCGAGGGCCGTCTCGACCAGCTCGGCCATGTCCAGCAGGTCGTCGACGATGTGCCGCAGATCGCTCTGGTAGGCCTCGCGCATGGTGATGCTCCTCTGTCGTGTGGGACTTCCGCGGCGATCCTGGCAATGCCGGGTGAACATCTCTCGCCGCTGGGTGAACTCGAAGCGTAGTCCCTGTGAACTCCTGGACTCCAATGTCCACGCGGAGTGCCGCCGGTGGGTCCTCCGCGCGGGCGGGGCCTAGGCTGTACCGGTGCCCCTGTCTGTACTGCTCCTGCTCGCCGCGGCGATCGGCCTCGTGATCGGCGTCGCGGCGACCTCCGCGATGCGCCGCTCGGACCGTCGTCGGCAGGCGGCGCCGGCGGTGCGGGACGAGGTCGTGCCGGAGCCCGCCGCGGAGGTGCTGGCGATCCTCTCCTCCGCCTACGTGGTGCTGGACGCGGCCGGGGACGTGCTGCGCGCCTCGCCGCTGGCCTACTCCTTCGGGATCGTGCGCGCCGCCGAGGGCGACTACCCGCGCCTGGCCAGTACCGAGCTCATGGAGCTCGCGGCCGACGTGGGCCGCAACGGCGGCTTCCGCGACGAGCGGATGACCGTGCGCCGCTCCAGCCAGGGCGACTCCGACGCCGTGATCGACGTGCGCATCGGTGCGCTCGGGGAGCACGGCGTGCTGCTGCTGGCCGACGACCTCACCCGCGCGGTGCGCGTGGAGGAGACTCGGCGCGATTTCGTGGCGAACGTGTCCCACGAGCTGAAGACCCCCGTCGGCGCGATCACGCTGCTGGCCGAGACGATGGAGGACGCCGCCGAGGACCCGGACGCGGTGCGCCGCTTCGCCGAGCGCATGCAGACCGAGACCCGGCGCCTGTCCCACCTGGTCCAGGAGATCATCGAGCTCTCCCGCGTGCAGGGCGGCTCCGCGCTGACCGATGCGGAGCCGGTCGAGATCGACGACGTCGTCGAGGAGGCCGTGGCGCTGAACCGCAACTTCGCCCTCGGCTCCAAGATCGACGTGACCGTCGGCGGCACCCAGGGCCTGCGGGTCTTCGGCTCCTCCTCGATGCTCACCACCGCCCTGTCCAACCTGATCTCCAACGCGATCACCTACTCCGACGCCCGCACGAAGGTCGGCATCGCCGTGCGACGCGACGGCGGGATGGTCGAGATCTCCGTGAAGGACCAGGGCATCGGGATCTCGAAGGAGAACCTGGAGCGCGTCTTCGAGCGCTTCTTCCGGGTGGACCGCGCGCGCTCCCGCACCACCGGCGGCTCCGGTCTGGGGCTGGCCATCGTCAAGCACATCGCCACCGACCACGGCGGCGAGGTGACCGCCTGGTCGATGCCCGGCCAGGGCTCGACCTTCACCCTCCGCCTGCCGGAGATGGGCCGCACGGAGACCATCACCGTCGGCTCCCGCACCCTCGAGGTCTCCGCGAACCCCCATGCCGCGCAGACCCCGGAGACCCGGTCCACGGACCGCACCCCAGGAAAGGGACATTGAGATGACGCGCATCCTGATCGTCGAGGACGAGGAGTCGTTCTCGGACCCGCTGTCCTACACGCTGCGCAAGGAGGGCTACGAGGTCGCCGTCGCCGACAACGGCACCGACGGCCTGCGCATCTTCTCCGCCCACGGCGCGGACCTGGTGCTGCTGGACCTGATGCTCCCGGGCATGAGCGGCACCGAGGTGTGCCGCGAGATCCGCCGCACCTCCTCGGTGCCGGTCATCATGCTCACCGCGAAGGACGACGAGTTCGACAAAGTCCTCGGCCTCGAGCTCGGCGCGGACGACTACGTCACCAAGCCCTACTCCTCCCGCGAGCTGCTGGCCCGCATCAAGGCCGTGCTGCGCCGCGGCCAGGACTCGGCGGAGTCGGAGGAGGACACCACCCTCACCGCCGGCGGGATCATGATGGACGTCGAGCGCCATGTCGTGCAGGTGCACGGCGAGGACGTCGCCCTGCCGCTGAAGGAGTTCGAGCTGCTGGAGATGCTGCTGCGCAACGTCGACCGCGTCCTCACCCGCGGGCAGCTCATCGACCGGGTGTGGGGTGCGAACTACGTGGGCGACACCAAGACCCTCGACGTCCATGTCAAGCGCCTGCGCGCCAAGATCGAGGACGACCCGAAGAACCCGGTGCACCTGGTCACGGTGCGGGGCCTCGGGTACAAGTTCGAGTCCGGGGCCTGAACCCCCCGGGGGCCGGGCGGGCCCACGGGCAGGCTCAGCAGCTTCCCCGTTCCGGCCCAGCACCTCCCCACGCACGCAGAACGCCCCGCAGCCTGGCTGCGGGGCGTTCTGCGTGCGTGCGGTCCGGGATGTCCGTCGTCGGCCGACGGGATCCGGCGGGGCCGGGATCAGCCGGCGGTGGAGGGCTCGGCGTAGTGGGCGAGGCTGGTCTCGAGCGTGGGCAGCGAGATCGTGGTGCTCTGGCCGCCCGCGGAGACCGTGAGGTCGAGGATCGAGCCCGGGAGCACGTCGTCCAGACCGGAGACGGCGACCGCCTCCTGCCCCTCGCCGGGACCGATCCGGACGGTGCTGTTGGCGGGGACCTGCACGCTCTGGGAGAAGAGGGTGGCGCCGTCGTAGGTGCCCTCGAGGTCCACGGTGATGTCCGCGGCGGAGTAGTTGACGACCGAGGCGGAGAGGATCGGGTCACTGCCCTCCTCCATCACGACCACGGCGTTGCGGACGCCCGCGTAGAAGTCGCCGTTTTGCTCGATGTTCGCGTTGGTGCCATCGCCCGCCTGGTAGAAGTCGTGCGTCTGCACGGGGCTGAAGTAGGCGCAACCGGTGGCGGACAGGGCGAGGCCCAGGGCGGCGACGGAGAGCACGAGACGGCGGGGACGGCGCACGAGGGACTCCTTACGGGTGCCGCACAGCGGCAGGGGACGTTCAGGGACAGCTCTGACAGGTTACCCCACGTGGGGGCGGTGTCGGGGCCAGGACCGCCAGGGCGCGCGGCACCTCTCGCAGCGCACCTCCCGAGCCCTGCCCGGAGAACACCAGAAGAGCGGCAGGCGACCTCCCCGACACCTTCCGGACACCTTCCCGACAGAGGATCTGGGCAGGTCGGCGCGCATTTTACCACGACCCCCCGGTGATATGATGGCACGCGGAAAGGGGACCCACCACATGAACTTCGCTGTCGGCGAGACCGTCGTCTACCCGCACCACGGTGCCGCGCTCATCGAGGAGGTCAAGACCCGCACCATCAAGGGCGAGGACCGCACCTACCTCAAGCTCAAGGTCGCCCAGGGCGATCTGACCATCGAGGTCCCCGCGGACAACGTAGACCTCGTCGGCGTCCGTGACGTCGTGGACAAGGAGGGCCTGGACGAGGTCTTCGAGGTCCTGCGCCAGCCCTTCACCGAGGAGCCGACGAACTGGTCCCGCCGCTACAAGGCGAACGTCGAGAAGCTGGCCTCGGGCAACGTCAAGAAGGTCGCCGAGGTCGTGCGCGACCTGTGGCGCCGCGACCAGGACCGCGGCCTGTCCGCGGGCGAGAAGCGGATGCTGGCCAAGGCGCGCCAGATCCTCGTCTCCGAGCTCGCGCTCGCGGAGAAGACCGACGAGGCCGATGCGGAGACGATCCTCGACGAGGTCCTCGCGTCCTGAGCCTCCGGTGACGCCCGCTCCTCCCCTGCCCGATCCCGCCCGCGCGGCGACGGGCCCTGCCGTGGACCCCGCCCGGGTCCGGCCGGTCGTCCTCGCGCTCGCCCCTCCCGCGCCGGGCATCTCGCGGGGCACGGCCACCCCGTGCCTCGAGCTGCTCGGCGGGTCCCGCCTGATCGAGCGCCTGCTGGGCACCCTCGACTCCCTGGGTCTCCCCTCCCCCGTGGTCATCGCGCGCGAGGACGCCGTCCCGGCGCTGCGCGACGTGCTCGCGCCCGGCACGACCGTGCTCGGTGTCAACGACCGCGGATCCGCGGGCGGGCGGCGCGAGGCGCTGCGCCTGGCACTCGACGCCTGCGAGGAGGAGCTGCTGCTCGTCCACGACGCCGAGCGGGCGCTCGCCCCGGCCTCCGTGATCGCCGAGGTGCTCGGCGGTCTGGACGCGCAGAGCGACGCGGTGGTCCCCGCCGTCGCGATGACCGATTCGGTCAAGGAGGTACGTCCCGACGGGCTGCGCAACGTGGACCGCTCCACGCTCGCCGGCCTGCAGAGCCCGCGGCTCTTCCGACGCGCCATCCTCACCCGTACGCTCGCCACGGCCGCGGACGATGACCCGGGGACGCACCCCGCCCCCTTCGACGAGGTCCTCGCCGCGCTCGACCACGGGGCCCGGATCCGCACCGTGCACGGCTCGCACGCCGGCTTCGCGGTCCGGGACCGGCTCACCCTGTGGCAGGCGCAGATCTCGCTGGGCCTGGCCCGCGACACCTCCCACCGGCAGGGCCTCGCCCGCCGCTCCTGAGCGCGAGGGCCTCGTGAGCCCTCTCGCGGGGCAGCGCTCCGCGGTCGCGCGCGCTCAGCCGTCGAGCACGCTCAGCCGTCGGCAGCGCTCAGCCGTCGCGGCGGCTGCGCCAGACGGTGCGGAACTCGTCCGCCATGCGCAGGGGCTTGGACAGGGTGCGCTCGGGCAGGCTCGCGGCGAGCTCGCCGGGGTCGCGGCGCAGGCGCCGCAGCAGCCGGCGCGGCTTGGAGGAGATCCGCTGGCGCAGATCGGGCAGGTAGTCCTCGGACACGTCCAGGCGGGTGACCGCCCCGCAGCCGTTGCATCGGATCTGGGAGACGAAGCGCCCGGCGTAGACCACCACGTGCTCCGACTCCTGCTCGCACGCGGTGCAGCGCAGGAAGCTCTCCTCGACGCTCATCGGCTCCTCCTCACGGGGACCTCAAGCCTAGTGCGCTGACCACGTCCTGGGCCAGGAGCAGGTCCTGGGCGTAGGTGATCTTGAAGTTGGTCTCCTCGCCGCGCACCCAGGTGACCGGGATGTCGGTGTACTCCTCGGCGCAGGAGGCGGTGTCGGTGCCGACGAAGCCGTCCCGGGCCGCGGCCTCGTAGGCGTCCAGGATCGTCGCGGCGTGGAAGCCCTGCGGGGTCTGCACCCGCACCAGCGCCTCGGTGCGCAGGTCGCCGCCGCGCGCGAGGGTGTCCCCCTCCCCCACCGGGGCGATGTCCGCCGCGGGGATGCCCGGCACTGCGCCGCCGGTCTCCCGGGCGGCATGCAGCACCGCGGAGACCAGGCCGTGGGAGACCAGCGGTCGGGCCGCGTCGTGGATCAGCACGGTGTCCACGGCGCCGGAGTCGATGCGGTCGGCGAGGTGGCGCAGGGCCGCGAGCTCGGACTCCTGGCGGGTCTCCCCGCCCGGGATGATCTCCAGCGGCCGGTCCGTCTCCCGCGCGGCCACGAAGCGGGCGTGCTCGAGGTCCTCGGGGCGGACCACGAAGACCAGGATCCCGATCCCCTCGACGGCGGCGAGGGTGTTCAGCCCCCAGGCGGCGATGCTCCGTCCCGCCAGGGACAGGAACGCCTTGTTGATCCCCGCCCCGACCCGGGTGCCGGAGCCTCCGGCGAGCACGACGCCGGCCGCGCGGCCTTGCAGGCGCGAGGAGCGGGAGCGGCGGAGCTGGTTCACGCGGGCAATCGTAGACGGAACGCCGATGGGAGCGGTGGCTCGACGCCGACGGGACCTCGAGGGGACACCGCCGACGGGACCTCCGCGTGGCTCGGCCCGGGCGCACGTGACAGAATCGTCGGTCCCGGGCACTGCCCGGCGTCGACGCCGGGATCCGCCCGTCGCGACTCATCTCCCACTTCCCAGGAGTCCGAATGCTCACCATCGCCATCGTGTGCGGGGCAGGGCTCGCCACCTCCGCGCTGATCGCGGAGCAGGTGCGTGAGCACGTCGCCTCCCGCGGCCGTCGGGTCTCGGTCGTGCAGGCCACCGTCATGGATCTGCTCTCCTCCGACTTCCACGCCGACCTGGTGGTGACCACCGTCGATCTTCCCGACGCCCTCGGCATCCCGCGGGTCTCCGGGATGCCGCTGCTGCTGGGCACGAACCCGCAGGTCACCTACGACGACATCGACCGTCTCCTGGCCCGCATCGACCCGCAGGGCGGCGCGCGGTGACCGGCCCCGTCCCCCGCGTGGGGATCGGGGTGGACGTGCACGCCGCCGCCGCGGAGGGCGCGGACCGCGAGCTGTGGGTCGCCGGGCTGCGCTGGGAGGGCGAGCGGGGCCTGGTCGGCCACTCCGATGCGGACGTCGCCTGCCATGCCGCCTGCGATGCGCTGTTCTCCGCTGCGGGCATCGGCGATCTCGGCACCCACTTCGGCACCGACCGGCCCGAATGGGCGGGGGCCTCCGGTGCCCGTCTGCTCGGCGAGGCGGCGCGCCTGGTGCGCGAGGCCGGCTTCGAGATCGGCAACGTGTCCGTGCAGGTGATCGGGAACTGGCCGCGTCTGTCACGGCGCCGCGAGGAGGCCTGCGCGGCGATGAGCGAGGCGGCGGGCGCACCGGTCGCCGTCTCGGGGACCACCACGGACGCCCTGGGCCTGACCGGCCGCGGCGAGGGCCTGGCCGCCATGGCGACCGCCCTCGTGCTGCCGCGCCCCGAGCAGCAGGAGGCATGAGCATGACCCCGAGCCCCACCACGGGCATGACCACGAGCACCACCACGGGCAGCATCCCCGCCGTCTCCGACGCCCTGCCGGTGCACGCCCCGGACGTCGAGGCCGCCGCCGAGCGCCTCGCCTCCGTGGTGCGCCGCACCCCGCTGGAGTTCAGCGAGCGGCTCAGCGAGCTGGCCGGCGCGCCGGTGTGGCTGAAGCGCGAGGACCTCCAGCCCGTGCGCTCATACAAGCTGCGCGGCGCCCACCTGTTCCTGGACTCCCTGGACGACGCGTCCCGCGAGGCAGGGGTCGTCGCCGCGAGCGCCGGCAACCACGCCCAGGGCGTCGCCCGGGCCTGCCGGGACCTCGGGGTGCACGGCAGGATCTACGTCCCCGGCACCACCCCGCGTCAGAAGCGCGAGCGGATCACCGCGATCGGCGGGGACCTCGTGGAGCTGGTCCTCATCGGCGACACCTTCGACGACGCGGCGGAGGCCGCGGCCGACGACGCCGAGCGCACCGGCGCCACCCAGGTCCCCCCGTTCGACCACCCCACGATCATGGCG
This genomic interval from Brachybacterium aquaticum contains the following:
- a CDS encoding YihY/virulence factor BrkB family protein — encoded protein: MTASRPRRPRPQVELDRPRLSILHVLNRVRMRLLDIQVWDVAGTMTFYLLLSLFPGAVAGVSMMSLIGVETETLQALSGLITEIFPTLDPRPYIGAIQAVSSTSGGVLGLLLGTLGSLISASNGVAAFHRALHRVYDTREGRPFLWFRTIVFGETVLIVAVVLLAIGMIIMGGEASQRIGEFIGIPSFAFHAWNVVKWPILLVILTIGVSLAYYLFPNVRLPRYRLMTLGSTLSVLTLFGTALLAGRLMVYATRFAEVLTVLNGLIAILLLMWVSNIVVITGAALDAEFLRARQIATGLDAWHHIVLAPHATHTLDFLAADAAEAEELGREVAEAARSGEPLVRERSPWIVDARNPLAVNPPEHHRVTSDPLPSDDEPAPEGQPVPDDQPADPPSRGETSA
- the def gene encoding peptide deformylase, which gives rise to MTVRPITIVGHRALAQRTRRVREVTDELRTLVADMFETNDAASGAGLAAPQVGSRWRLFVYSCPDAEGTLRRGVVINPVLERFGGLELDEETLEGCLSVPGEGFPTARHRGARVTGTDLEGNEVVVEDEGGVLARALQHEVDHLEGSLYLDRLTPARRREALDAVRDRGWRADGILTWDPREIEAAEV
- a CDS encoding Rieske (2Fe-2S) protein — its product is MERPCLSRRHALLLPATAAGLGGLAACAPDDQGFGTAEPLRASDGEISLDEVPENASTLVNFGGQEPFVLLVRGSGEDLTAYSGYCTHNGCALSQEGEELDCPCHGSRFDAATGEVLNGPATRHLPEVRVVVEDGAVRRSS
- the trmB gene encoding tRNA (guanosine(46)-N7)-methyltransferase TrmB; amino-acid sequence: MSTPEPRADSAAAPDSSVPDSSLPDAEAPSDARAPEGRTHRDVVSFVRRGERLSPSRQSAWDRLSEDYALDPPRGHRDTLPADEARLDLAELFGRRAELVVEVGSGLGENIVAAATAHPERDHLGVEVYRPGLAQTLARVDRAGRPANLRLLPLDAQRALPAMLPEGSIDELWVYFADPWPKARHHKRRIINPPFLDAVLPLLAPGARFRLATDWAQYAHHMRRELDAREELELLHPDGPRPEGTSSDRVPEGMASTGWAPRFEGRVKTSFENKGMQAGRLIWDLAYTRV
- a CDS encoding LCP family protein is translated as MNQSADVDLPSDWEDGDAPDPDRKKGRRAALIALGLVAALVLGVGLVIGGYLNSLRSSYEKRSVVEITRGASDGERPEDTAGQNFLLLGSDKRSEEEAAASGVTGQRSDVMMLVHVAGDGETVYVTSFPRDLYVEIPGHGRDRINAALAFGGLSLAVTTVENYTGVPIDHVALIDFEGIQGLVDTLGGIDVQVPMTFEADGVQFTEGTQSMDGAEALTFVRQRKQFADGDFQRNRNQQAVLKGIADKLISADTLSDPGKLADTVDSISPYLTTDDGLTASSMVQLGLSLRSIRSGDLYFLSVPHGGPTTTSGGASVVATDEEAMDVLREALRTDDMGTYYAQYAGAY
- a CDS encoding DUF4235 domain-containing protein, which produces MSIIVPVAGIVAAQIGSKAAEAGWGAVFGEDAPTVKTQKAAQKDVAARRKQLKKDGASKAEIAAVKDPEDDQPLWKLLLWATISGVILQGLRVAARRGAKAGAERLTTRRPRPNRG
- the phoU gene encoding phosphate signaling complex protein PhoU; the encoded protein is MREAYQSDLRHIVDDLLDMAELVETALGDATTALLEGDLALAERVITADPHLDSRQVELDAKAVELLARQSPVATDLRLLVAALRMSSSLERMGDLSAHIALIARRAHPDTAVPEQHREQIRRMSELGLASLKGASQVIAERDLALAAQVEKDDDELDHLMLEISRQISAAEEGSYTAGQVIDLTLLIRFYERIGDHAVSLVRRVGFLVTGDSIDTLAEGVDVPEF